One Gadus morhua chromosome 1, gadMor3.0, whole genome shotgun sequence DNA segment encodes these proteins:
- the itih6 gene encoding inter-alpha-trypsin inhibitor heavy chain H5 isoform X2, with translation MMSFHIKCVLFIFTCCVQEGLSGGYKVGPHLGAEEHLQRAKRQSKAAKSMLKVTGYHVRCALVSRYALTTVRSSVWNPLPVTKEAAFEVDLPASAFISNFTITSDGKVHVAQVQERTAARKMYDAAKKQGKTAGLVATKEREIEKFRVAVSVPPGAEMSFSLSYEELLPRRLGHYELSLGLRPGQPVQNLTLDVIIEERTGISFLRVLPLKTSRLMSNTVKEAGVPPSTHVEHNAGYARVRYSPTLQQQNAVSSRGLNVDFIIQYDVELRDLIGDIQVYDGYFVHYFAPRGLPVVPKDVIFVIDVSGSMIGTKIKQTKQAMHTILGDLREADHFNIITFSDKVHTWRKGRTVRATRHNVRDAKDFVRRIIAEGWTNINAALLSAAQLVNPRPSGPPGPASSSDRRVPLVIFLTDGEATVGVTTGDVILGNAHTALGSASLFGLAFGDDADLPLLRRLALENRGVARMVYEDADAALQLKGFYDEVASPLLSDVQLSYLDDRAFDVSRSLFPHYFQGSELVVAGRLRPGPGGLKVSLSAVGAERAVKVERAAAAAHGAEGNGVAGSVGGRAGISSFVRRLWAYLTIKELLQAKLNATDQATQRLLTDKATKLSLKYNFVTPVTSLVVVKPDEDQAARRPATTTATTTTSKPVPSTTTVTTTTSKAPAHANAKKPNPPSNPRTNKSKPDVSRVKTPLPQPPPPPPGIGHMLQPRRSPSLPTATKTTTPSSSKKHTTTASPSSVRTPPAPLSGKIPAPAAPDSRRAPKASNPLHHFYKTAHPPAPGKTSTAPYPTAAKTATAPLTTDKTPKQTSTTPATSTVAPVQSLVNAVALAPPPALTAQPPPSSSTAPPPARLPRPTSEAENGTVMEARPLEVPTVMNGLRSALDARPTPAPEPGFQDDNDTTDTEEDVEDDMEVRVATLLSGTFAPMPGVTDGPKPWEAAGLLDVSTSIQIQRKDMDLVKDYDAIYDYDYDINYDSWEDTANTESFGSPSTLSSVRVFSSSVDGDPHFVVQLPKLHQNLCFTVDGRPKDVLRLLEDPERGIIVDGHLIGAPFKLGAEDRPRTYFHQLVISSSKGGSSGVMITLTLDAVVVEGEGRDILSVNQPGFVTRQGVSVAVDKQRNCWIEMAKDVRFLVLFHHYKHPSYLQVSHLGFYIANGRGLSSTTEGLLGQFQHIDMSVTTVTDRADSGLPHPHHSHNQHPAKEGVLARGELRLGSTRMQVTLQDKSLKDTARKRHGAKCWVVPKAEVERLLGRPYHSYVVERL, from the exons ATGATGTCTTTTCATATCAAATGCGTTTTGTTCATTTTTACGTGTTGTGTACAAGAGGGATTATCAGGGGGATACAAGGTAGGCCCACATCTTGGAGCGGAGGAGCATCTACAG AGAGCAAAGCGTCAAAGCAAAGCGGCAAAGTCCATG TTGAAGGTGACGGGCTACCACGTCCGGTGTGCGCTGGTCTCCCGCTACGCCCTGACCACGGTGCGCAGCTCCGTGTGGAACCCGCTGCCCGTCACTAAGGAGGCGGCCTTTGAGGTGGACCTGCCGGCCTCCGCCTTCATCTCCAACTTCACCAT CACCTCCGATGGCAAGGTGCACGTGGCCCAGGTACAGGAACGCACGGCGGCCAGGAAGATGTACGACGCCGCCAAGAAACAAGGGAAGACCGCCGGCCTTGTGGCTACAAA GGAACGGGAGATAGAGAAGTTCCGCGTTGCAGTGAGCGTGCCACCAGGGGCAGAGATGTCCTTCTCCCTGTCCTATGAGGAGCTCCTCCCGCGGCGACTGGGGCACTACGAGCTCAGCCTGGGGCTCAGACCCGGGCAGCCGGTCCAGAACCTCACACTGGACGTCATCATCGAGGAGAGAACGGGCATCAGCTTCCTCAGGGTCCTACCGCTGAAGACCAGCCGGCTGATGTCCAACACCGTCAAAG AGGCTGGCGTCCCTCCATCCACTCACGTGGAACACAACGCGGGCTACGCGCGGGTCCGCTACAGCCCCACCCTCCAGCAGCAGAACGCCGTCTCCTCCCGGGGCCTCAACGTGGACTTTATCATCCAGTACGATGTGGAGCTCAGAGACCTCATCGGGGATATCCAG GTATACGACGGCTACTTTGTGCACTATTTTGCACCCCGGGGCCTTCCTGTGGTTCCCAAGGACGTCATATTTGTCATAGACGTCAGCGGCTCCATGATTGGCACGAAGATAAAACag ACGAAGCAGGCCATGCACACCATCCTGGGAGACCTGAGAGAGGCCGACCACTTCAACATCATCACCTTCTCAGACAAGGTCCACACATGGAGGAAGGGCCGGACGGTGCGCGCCACTCGCCACAACGTTCGGGACGCCAAAGATTTTGTGAGGAGGATCATTGCAGAGGGAT GGACCAATATCAACGCAGCACTGCTTTCAGCCGCCCAGCTCGTCAATCCCCGTCCGTCCGGCCCCCCCGGTCCGGCGTCCTCCAGCGACCGCCGCGTCCCGCTGGTCATCTTCCTGACCGACGGCGAGGCGACCGTCGGCGTGACGACCGGCGACGTCATCCTCGGCAACGCCCACACGGCCCTAGGCTCGGCCTCGCTGTTCGGCCTGGCCTTCGGGGACGACGCCGACCTCCCCCTGCTGAGGCGGCTGGCCCTGGAGAACCGCGGCGTGGCCCGCATGGTGTACGAGGACGCCGACGCCGCCCTGCAGCTCAAGGGCTTCTACGACGAGGTGGCCAGCCCCCTGCTGTCGGACGTGCAGCTGTCCTACCTGGACGACCGGGCGTTTGACGTCAGCCGCTCCCTCTTCCCCCACTACTTCCAGGGCTCGGAGCTGGTGGTCGCCGGGAGGCTGCGGCCGGGCCCCGGGGGCTtgaaggtgtccctgagcgcgGTGGGCGCCGAGCGGGCGGTGAAGGTGgagcgcgccgccgccgccgcccacggAGCCGAGGGGAACGGTGTGGCGGGGAGTGTGGGGGGACGGGCGGGGATCTCCAGCTTTGTGCGTCGGCTGTGGGCGTACCTCACCATCAAAGAGCTGCTGCAGGCCAAGCTCAACGCCACCGACCAGGCCACCCAGAGGCTTCTCACGGACAAGGCCACGAAGCTCTCCCTCAAGTACAACTTTGTCACGCCCGTCACCTCCCTCGTGGTCGTGAAGCCCGACGAGGACCAGGCAGCGCGCAGGCCAGCCACGACCACGGCGACCACGACGACCTCGAAGCCCGTCCCCTCAACCACTActgttactactactaccagCAAAGCGCCGGCTCATGCTAATGCTAAGAAGCCCAACCCACCATCGAATCCACGGACTAACAAATCGAAACCAGACGTCTCAAGGGTTAAGACGCCTCTTCCtcaaccaccaccccctcctccgggCATCGGCCACATGCTGCAGCCCAGGAGATCCCCCTCACTGCCTACGGCGACGAAAACCACGACTCCCTCGTCCAGCAAGAAACACACGACGACTGCGAGTCCCAGTTCAGTAAGAACCCCCCCAGCACCACTATCAGGTAAAATACCAGCCCCTGCTGCCCCGGACTCCCGTAGAGCACCAAAGGCCTCCAATCCTCTGCATCACTTCTATAAAACAGCACATCCACCCGCTCCGGGGAAAACCTCCACCGCCCCATATCCCACCGCAGCAAAAACAGCAACCGCTCCGTTGACGACGGACAAAACCCCCAAACAAACCTCCACCACGCCAGCCACGTCCACCGTCGCACCCGTGCAGAGCTTGGTCAATGCCGTGGctttagccccgcccccagcgctCACAGCCCAGCCCCCGCCGTCCAGCAGCACGGCCCCGCCTCCTGCCCGACTCCCCCGGCCGACCTCTGAGGCGGAGAACGGCACCGTGATGGAGGCCCGCCCCTTGGAGGTCCCCACTGTGATGAACGGCCTGCGGTCCGCCTTGGACGCCCGCCCAACTCCGGCGCCGGAGCCCGGTTTCCAAGACGACAACGACACCACAGACACGGAGGAAGACGTTGAGGACGACATGGAGGTCAGGGTAGCGACCCTTCTGTCCGGCACCTTTGCCCCTATGCCGGGAGTCACCGATGGGCCTAAGCCCTGGGAGGCCGCGGGACTCCTGG ATGTCTCTACCTCCATTCAGATTCAGAGAAAAG ATATGGACCTGGTGAAAG ATTACGATGCCATCTATGACTACGACTATGATATCAACTATGATTCCT GGGAGGACACAGCCAACACCGAATCATTCG GGTCTCCGTCGACACTGAGCTCCGTCAGGGTGTTTTCCTCGTCAG TGGATGGAGATCCTCATTTTGTGGTCCAGCTGCCTAAGTTGCACCAGAACCTTTGTTTCACTGTGGATGGACGGCCCAAGGATGTTCTGAGACTTCTGGAGGACCCAGAAAGAG GGATCATTGTTGACGGACACTTAATCGGAGCTCCGTTCAAACTTGGCGCAGAGGACCGCCCCCGCACCTACTTCCACCAATTGGTGATCTCCTCTTCCAAGGGCGGGTCTTCTGGCGTCATGATCACCCTCACACTGGATGCTGTGGTGGTGGAAGGGGAGGGGCGAGACATCTTGTCTGTCAATCAGCCGGGGTTCGTGACCAGACAGGGTGTCAGTGTTGCTGTGGACAAACAGCGGAACTGCTGGATTGAGATGGCCAAGGATGTTCGTTTTCTGGTTCTGTTTCACCACTACAAACACCCCAGCTATCTGCAGGTGTCCCACCTCGGCTTCTACATCGCAAACGGGCGCGGCCTCTCCTCTACCACGGAAGGCCTACTCG GTCAGTTTCAGCACATCGATATGAGCGTTACCACAGTGACGGATCGGGCTGACTCAGGacttccccacccccaccacagccACAACCAACACCCCGCCAAGGAGGGAGTGCTGGCCAGGGGCGAGCTCCGGCTGGGCTCCACGCGCATGCAGGTCACCTTGCAGGACAAGAGCCTGAAAGACACGGCGCGGAAACGCCACGGCGCAAAGTGTTGGGTGGTGCCCAAGGCGGAGGTGGAGCGGCTCCTGGGACGCCCGTACCACAGCTATGTGGTGGAGCGCCTGTGA
- the itih6 gene encoding inter-alpha-trypsin inhibitor heavy chain H5 isoform X1, with protein sequence MMSFHIKCVLFIFTCCVQEGLSGGYKVGPHLGAEEHLQRAKRQSKAAKSMLKVTGYHVRCALVSRYALTTVRSSVWNPLPVTKEAAFEVDLPASAFISNFTITSDGKVHVAQVQERTAARKMYDAAKKQGKTAGLVATKEREIEKFRVAVSVPPGAEMSFSLSYEELLPRRLGHYELSLGLRPGQPVQNLTLDVIIEERTGISFLRVLPLKTSRLMSNTVKAEAGVPPSTHVEHNAGYARVRYSPTLQQQNAVSSRGLNVDFIIQYDVELRDLIGDIQVYDGYFVHYFAPRGLPVVPKDVIFVIDVSGSMIGTKIKQTKQAMHTILGDLREADHFNIITFSDKVHTWRKGRTVRATRHNVRDAKDFVRRIIAEGWTNINAALLSAAQLVNPRPSGPPGPASSSDRRVPLVIFLTDGEATVGVTTGDVILGNAHTALGSASLFGLAFGDDADLPLLRRLALENRGVARMVYEDADAALQLKGFYDEVASPLLSDVQLSYLDDRAFDVSRSLFPHYFQGSELVVAGRLRPGPGGLKVSLSAVGAERAVKVERAAAAAHGAEGNGVAGSVGGRAGISSFVRRLWAYLTIKELLQAKLNATDQATQRLLTDKATKLSLKYNFVTPVTSLVVVKPDEDQAARRPATTTATTTTSKPVPSTTTVTTTTSKAPAHANAKKPNPPSNPRTNKSKPDVSRVKTPLPQPPPPPPGIGHMLQPRRSPSLPTATKTTTPSSSKKHTTTASPSSVRTPPAPLSGKIPAPAAPDSRRAPKASNPLHHFYKTAHPPAPGKTSTAPYPTAAKTATAPLTTDKTPKQTSTTPATSTVAPVQSLVNAVALAPPPALTAQPPPSSSTAPPPARLPRPTSEAENGTVMEARPLEVPTVMNGLRSALDARPTPAPEPGFQDDNDTTDTEEDVEDDMEVRVATLLSGTFAPMPGVTDGPKPWEAAGLLDVSTSIQIQRKDMDLVKDYDAIYDYDYDINYDSWEDTANTESFGSPSTLSSVRVFSSSVDGDPHFVVQLPKLHQNLCFTVDGRPKDVLRLLEDPERGIIVDGHLIGAPFKLGAEDRPRTYFHQLVISSSKGGSSGVMITLTLDAVVVEGEGRDILSVNQPGFVTRQGVSVAVDKQRNCWIEMAKDVRFLVLFHHYKHPSYLQVSHLGFYIANGRGLSSTTEGLLGQFQHIDMSVTTVTDRADSGLPHPHHSHNQHPAKEGVLARGELRLGSTRMQVTLQDKSLKDTARKRHGAKCWVVPKAEVERLLGRPYHSYVVERL encoded by the exons ATGATGTCTTTTCATATCAAATGCGTTTTGTTCATTTTTACGTGTTGTGTACAAGAGGGATTATCAGGGGGATACAAGGTAGGCCCACATCTTGGAGCGGAGGAGCATCTACAG AGAGCAAAGCGTCAAAGCAAAGCGGCAAAGTCCATG TTGAAGGTGACGGGCTACCACGTCCGGTGTGCGCTGGTCTCCCGCTACGCCCTGACCACGGTGCGCAGCTCCGTGTGGAACCCGCTGCCCGTCACTAAGGAGGCGGCCTTTGAGGTGGACCTGCCGGCCTCCGCCTTCATCTCCAACTTCACCAT CACCTCCGATGGCAAGGTGCACGTGGCCCAGGTACAGGAACGCACGGCGGCCAGGAAGATGTACGACGCCGCCAAGAAACAAGGGAAGACCGCCGGCCTTGTGGCTACAAA GGAACGGGAGATAGAGAAGTTCCGCGTTGCAGTGAGCGTGCCACCAGGGGCAGAGATGTCCTTCTCCCTGTCCTATGAGGAGCTCCTCCCGCGGCGACTGGGGCACTACGAGCTCAGCCTGGGGCTCAGACCCGGGCAGCCGGTCCAGAACCTCACACTGGACGTCATCATCGAGGAGAGAACGGGCATCAGCTTCCTCAGGGTCCTACCGCTGAAGACCAGCCGGCTGATGTCCAACACCGTCAAAG CAGAGGCTGGCGTCCCTCCATCCACTCACGTGGAACACAACGCGGGCTACGCGCGGGTCCGCTACAGCCCCACCCTCCAGCAGCAGAACGCCGTCTCCTCCCGGGGCCTCAACGTGGACTTTATCATCCAGTACGATGTGGAGCTCAGAGACCTCATCGGGGATATCCAG GTATACGACGGCTACTTTGTGCACTATTTTGCACCCCGGGGCCTTCCTGTGGTTCCCAAGGACGTCATATTTGTCATAGACGTCAGCGGCTCCATGATTGGCACGAAGATAAAACag ACGAAGCAGGCCATGCACACCATCCTGGGAGACCTGAGAGAGGCCGACCACTTCAACATCATCACCTTCTCAGACAAGGTCCACACATGGAGGAAGGGCCGGACGGTGCGCGCCACTCGCCACAACGTTCGGGACGCCAAAGATTTTGTGAGGAGGATCATTGCAGAGGGAT GGACCAATATCAACGCAGCACTGCTTTCAGCCGCCCAGCTCGTCAATCCCCGTCCGTCCGGCCCCCCCGGTCCGGCGTCCTCCAGCGACCGCCGCGTCCCGCTGGTCATCTTCCTGACCGACGGCGAGGCGACCGTCGGCGTGACGACCGGCGACGTCATCCTCGGCAACGCCCACACGGCCCTAGGCTCGGCCTCGCTGTTCGGCCTGGCCTTCGGGGACGACGCCGACCTCCCCCTGCTGAGGCGGCTGGCCCTGGAGAACCGCGGCGTGGCCCGCATGGTGTACGAGGACGCCGACGCCGCCCTGCAGCTCAAGGGCTTCTACGACGAGGTGGCCAGCCCCCTGCTGTCGGACGTGCAGCTGTCCTACCTGGACGACCGGGCGTTTGACGTCAGCCGCTCCCTCTTCCCCCACTACTTCCAGGGCTCGGAGCTGGTGGTCGCCGGGAGGCTGCGGCCGGGCCCCGGGGGCTtgaaggtgtccctgagcgcgGTGGGCGCCGAGCGGGCGGTGAAGGTGgagcgcgccgccgccgccgcccacggAGCCGAGGGGAACGGTGTGGCGGGGAGTGTGGGGGGACGGGCGGGGATCTCCAGCTTTGTGCGTCGGCTGTGGGCGTACCTCACCATCAAAGAGCTGCTGCAGGCCAAGCTCAACGCCACCGACCAGGCCACCCAGAGGCTTCTCACGGACAAGGCCACGAAGCTCTCCCTCAAGTACAACTTTGTCACGCCCGTCACCTCCCTCGTGGTCGTGAAGCCCGACGAGGACCAGGCAGCGCGCAGGCCAGCCACGACCACGGCGACCACGACGACCTCGAAGCCCGTCCCCTCAACCACTActgttactactactaccagCAAAGCGCCGGCTCATGCTAATGCTAAGAAGCCCAACCCACCATCGAATCCACGGACTAACAAATCGAAACCAGACGTCTCAAGGGTTAAGACGCCTCTTCCtcaaccaccaccccctcctccgggCATCGGCCACATGCTGCAGCCCAGGAGATCCCCCTCACTGCCTACGGCGACGAAAACCACGACTCCCTCGTCCAGCAAGAAACACACGACGACTGCGAGTCCCAGTTCAGTAAGAACCCCCCCAGCACCACTATCAGGTAAAATACCAGCCCCTGCTGCCCCGGACTCCCGTAGAGCACCAAAGGCCTCCAATCCTCTGCATCACTTCTATAAAACAGCACATCCACCCGCTCCGGGGAAAACCTCCACCGCCCCATATCCCACCGCAGCAAAAACAGCAACCGCTCCGTTGACGACGGACAAAACCCCCAAACAAACCTCCACCACGCCAGCCACGTCCACCGTCGCACCCGTGCAGAGCTTGGTCAATGCCGTGGctttagccccgcccccagcgctCACAGCCCAGCCCCCGCCGTCCAGCAGCACGGCCCCGCCTCCTGCCCGACTCCCCCGGCCGACCTCTGAGGCGGAGAACGGCACCGTGATGGAGGCCCGCCCCTTGGAGGTCCCCACTGTGATGAACGGCCTGCGGTCCGCCTTGGACGCCCGCCCAACTCCGGCGCCGGAGCCCGGTTTCCAAGACGACAACGACACCACAGACACGGAGGAAGACGTTGAGGACGACATGGAGGTCAGGGTAGCGACCCTTCTGTCCGGCACCTTTGCCCCTATGCCGGGAGTCACCGATGGGCCTAAGCCCTGGGAGGCCGCGGGACTCCTGG ATGTCTCTACCTCCATTCAGATTCAGAGAAAAG ATATGGACCTGGTGAAAG ATTACGATGCCATCTATGACTACGACTATGATATCAACTATGATTCCT GGGAGGACACAGCCAACACCGAATCATTCG GGTCTCCGTCGACACTGAGCTCCGTCAGGGTGTTTTCCTCGTCAG TGGATGGAGATCCTCATTTTGTGGTCCAGCTGCCTAAGTTGCACCAGAACCTTTGTTTCACTGTGGATGGACGGCCCAAGGATGTTCTGAGACTTCTGGAGGACCCAGAAAGAG GGATCATTGTTGACGGACACTTAATCGGAGCTCCGTTCAAACTTGGCGCAGAGGACCGCCCCCGCACCTACTTCCACCAATTGGTGATCTCCTCTTCCAAGGGCGGGTCTTCTGGCGTCATGATCACCCTCACACTGGATGCTGTGGTGGTGGAAGGGGAGGGGCGAGACATCTTGTCTGTCAATCAGCCGGGGTTCGTGACCAGACAGGGTGTCAGTGTTGCTGTGGACAAACAGCGGAACTGCTGGATTGAGATGGCCAAGGATGTTCGTTTTCTGGTTCTGTTTCACCACTACAAACACCCCAGCTATCTGCAGGTGTCCCACCTCGGCTTCTACATCGCAAACGGGCGCGGCCTCTCCTCTACCACGGAAGGCCTACTCG GTCAGTTTCAGCACATCGATATGAGCGTTACCACAGTGACGGATCGGGCTGACTCAGGacttccccacccccaccacagccACAACCAACACCCCGCCAAGGAGGGAGTGCTGGCCAGGGGCGAGCTCCGGCTGGGCTCCACGCGCATGCAGGTCACCTTGCAGGACAAGAGCCTGAAAGACACGGCGCGGAAACGCCACGGCGCAAAGTGTTGGGTGGTGCCCAAGGCGGAGGTGGAGCGGCTCCTGGGACGCCCGTACCACAGCTATGTGGTGGAGCGCCTGTGA
- the LOC115555563 gene encoding 6-phosphofructo-2-kinase/fructose-2,6-bisphosphatase 1 isoform X2, protein MCNDPDIIAENIQQVKLGSPDYADRDTEEAMQDFIQRIGCYEATYVPIDDKTDRRLSYIKIFNVGSRYLVNRVQGHIQSRIVYYLMNIHVTPRSIYLTRHGESELNLLGRIGGDSGLSPRGQRYAQALAGFIEGQNISDLKVWTSHMKRTIQTAEALGAQYEQWKALNEIDAGVCEELTYEEIQEKFPEEFALRDQDKFRYRYPKGESYEDMVHRLEPVIMELERQENVLVVCHQAVMRCLLAYFLDKSSGDLPYLRCPLHTVLKLTPQAYGCKVEPFFLNIEAVNTHRDRPANVDVSREPADALQTVPDHI, encoded by the exons ATGTGCAATGACCCTGACATCATTGCAGAGAATATACAG CAAGTGAAGTTAGGAAGTCCGGATTACGCCGATCGAGACACAGAGGAGGCGATGCAAGACTTCATTCAGCGTATTGGATGTTATGAAGCAACCTATGTCCCCATAGATGATAAGACAGACAG GAGGCTGTCCTACATCAAGATCTTCAACGTGGGCAGCAGATACCTGGTGAACCGGGTCCAGGGTCACATCCAGAGCCGGATCGTCTACTACCTCATGAACATCCACGTCACACCGCGCTCCATCTACCTGACCCGCCACGGGGAGAGTGAACTCAACCTGCTGGGACGTATCGGGGGGGACTCAGGGCTGTCACCGCGGGGCCAGAGG TATGCACAGGCTTTGGCCGGCTTCATCGAGGGCCAGAACATCAGTGACCTGAAGGTGTGGACCAGTCACATGAAGCGGACCATTCAGACGGCAGAGGCTCTGGGCGCCCAGTATGAACAGTGGAAGGCCCTCAATGAAATTGATGCT gGCGTGTGTGAGGAGCTGACCTATGAGGAGATACAGGAGAAATTCCCAGAAGAGTTTGCGCTGAGGGACCAGGACAAGTTTCGCTATCGTTACCCCAAGGGGGAA TCATACGAGGACATGGTTCACCGTCTGGAGCCAGTCATCATGGAGCTGGAGAGGCAAGAGAATGTGCTGGTCGTGTGCCACCAGGCCGTCATGCGCTGCCTGCTGGCCTACTTCCTGGATAAATCCTCAG GGGACTTGCCTTATCTGAGATGTCCTCTGCACACGGTGCTCAAGCTCACCCCACAAGCCTACG GGTGTAAAGTCGAGCCCTTTTTTCTGAACATTGAAGCAGTGAACACACACCGAGATCGACCCGCG aacgTCGACGTCAGTAGAGAACCAGCGGATGCCCTGCAGACCGTCCCTGATCACATATGA
- the LOC115555563 gene encoding 6-phosphofructo-2-kinase/fructose-2,6-bisphosphatase 1 isoform X1, whose translation MEPAGGSDHGLMTLDINSSPQQKELTQTPLLKIWVPWMGSNLNRRRGSSVPQFTNAPTMIVMVGLPARGKTYISKKLARYLNWIGVPTKVFNVGQYRREAVQTYKNFEFFRVDNEEGMAIRKACAAAALKDLAAYFTQEQGQVAVFDATNTTEERRALILCFAKERGYKVFFVESMCNDPDIIAENIQQVKLGSPDYADRDTEEAMQDFIQRIGCYEATYVPIDDKTDRRLSYIKIFNVGSRYLVNRVQGHIQSRIVYYLMNIHVTPRSIYLTRHGESELNLLGRIGGDSGLSPRGQRYAQALAGFIEGQNISDLKVWTSHMKRTIQTAEALGAQYEQWKALNEIDAGVCEELTYEEIQEKFPEEFALRDQDKFRYRYPKGESYEDMVHRLEPVIMELERQENVLVVCHQAVMRCLLAYFLDKSSGDLPYLRCPLHTVLKLTPQAYGCKVEPFFLNIEAVNTHRDRPANVDVSREPADALQTVPDHI comes from the exons ATGGAGCCCGCCGGCGGCTCCGACCACGGCCTCATGACTCTCGACATTAACTCTTCCCCACAGCAGAAAGAACTCACACAGACGCCGCTTCTTAAGATCTGGGTACCGTGGATGGGCAGCAACTTGAATCGAAGGAGAGGAT CGTCCGTGCCGCAGTTCACCAACGCTCCCACCATGATAGTGATGGTGGGCTTACCAGCCAGGGGAAAGACCTACATCTCAAAGAAGCTTGCCAGATACCTCAACTGGATCGGAGTTCCCACCAAGG TGTTTAACGTGGGTCAGTACCGCAGAGAGGCTGTTCAGACCTACAAGAACTTTGAATTCTTCAGAGTGGACAACGAGGAAGGAATGGCAATCCGCAA gGCATGTGCGGCAGCTGCCCTGAAGGACCTGGCTGCGTACTTCACTCAGGAACAGGGACAAGTGGCC GTGTTTGATGCCACTAATACGACCGAAGAGAGGAGAGCGCTTATATTGTGCTTTGCAAAGGAGAGGGGCTACAAG GTATTCTTTGTGGAATCGATGTGCAATGACCCTGACATCATTGCAGAGAATATACAG CAAGTGAAGTTAGGAAGTCCGGATTACGCCGATCGAGACACAGAGGAGGCGATGCAAGACTTCATTCAGCGTATTGGATGTTATGAAGCAACCTATGTCCCCATAGATGATAAGACAGACAG GAGGCTGTCCTACATCAAGATCTTCAACGTGGGCAGCAGATACCTGGTGAACCGGGTCCAGGGTCACATCCAGAGCCGGATCGTCTACTACCTCATGAACATCCACGTCACACCGCGCTCCATCTACCTGACCCGCCACGGGGAGAGTGAACTCAACCTGCTGGGACGTATCGGGGGGGACTCAGGGCTGTCACCGCGGGGCCAGAGG TATGCACAGGCTTTGGCCGGCTTCATCGAGGGCCAGAACATCAGTGACCTGAAGGTGTGGACCAGTCACATGAAGCGGACCATTCAGACGGCAGAGGCTCTGGGCGCCCAGTATGAACAGTGGAAGGCCCTCAATGAAATTGATGCT gGCGTGTGTGAGGAGCTGACCTATGAGGAGATACAGGAGAAATTCCCAGAAGAGTTTGCGCTGAGGGACCAGGACAAGTTTCGCTATCGTTACCCCAAGGGGGAA TCATACGAGGACATGGTTCACCGTCTGGAGCCAGTCATCATGGAGCTGGAGAGGCAAGAGAATGTGCTGGTCGTGTGCCACCAGGCCGTCATGCGCTGCCTGCTGGCCTACTTCCTGGATAAATCCTCAG GGGACTTGCCTTATCTGAGATGTCCTCTGCACACGGTGCTCAAGCTCACCCCACAAGCCTACG GGTGTAAAGTCGAGCCCTTTTTTCTGAACATTGAAGCAGTGAACACACACCGAGATCGACCCGCG aacgTCGACGTCAGTAGAGAACCAGCGGATGCCCTGCAGACCGTCCCTGATCACATATGA